Proteins co-encoded in one bacterium genomic window:
- a CDS encoding BatD family protein codes for MRRNSTWLWILGLVLITALGAKAHAKVTVYAEPSPVVVGDTFRYVIQADSRIDDATLPEIQGGNVRLAGGPNSSSSTLNVNGRQSVSVEMSWTFQAQGTGTVKFGPAKVIIGGNTVQTNPVEVEVIPVPSQKLGTFGEVSSARTGNTSLDQQLKGRLFSYTEVPDKVYANQAFQATTYLYRRANFNPSIAGINVLEVAGGRQFIRVDDASYRVPGIQWESVNVDGEAFLRTPLAVSTMVPTRAGETTLRGTTFQMILQTANNTRRRDPFFDSFFNRNTVEAQLPAYEQELNILPLPPKPDGVLGQLVGSYQITSFADKSELTESDLLTLTIRVSGTGYLQTVSMESLPEFDGFTKINEEVDFQINNIHGDLVTTKVFKEILQASKPGEFEIPPLDFAVFDPKTEEQKIVSTNAIPVTILQSKGSSLQLASGSPTRARGEVREVGQADILFIDTEPLRDLRLRSDDAPFYARPWYWVLHGGALLLVVAAVSWVANVRRLHADPVAYHAKRADRRAQEALREAEKVKGQGTREEYYSALAQGILNRVAAITGRQASGLTADDALKELRSQGVEEDDLTRLSQLLDRCDAMRYAPESADNDREKDLQGARALITELGKGKKR; via the coding sequence ATGCGACGCAATTCAACATGGCTTTGGATTCTGGGACTGGTGCTGATCACGGCACTGGGGGCGAAGGCCCACGCCAAAGTCACCGTCTACGCAGAGCCCTCGCCGGTTGTGGTCGGCGATACCTTTCGCTATGTCATTCAGGCCGACTCGCGGATCGACGACGCCACGTTGCCCGAGATTCAAGGCGGCAATGTGCGTCTGGCTGGCGGGCCAAATAGTTCGTCAAGCACGCTGAACGTTAATGGCCGCCAGAGCGTGAGCGTCGAGATGTCTTGGACTTTCCAGGCACAGGGAACGGGCACAGTGAAGTTTGGGCCGGCCAAGGTCATTATCGGCGGCAACACCGTTCAGACGAATCCTGTCGAGGTCGAAGTCATTCCCGTGCCATCACAGAAGCTCGGCACATTTGGGGAAGTCTCTTCTGCGCGGACGGGCAACACGTCACTGGACCAGCAGTTGAAGGGCCGCCTGTTCAGCTACACGGAAGTGCCCGACAAGGTCTACGCGAACCAGGCATTCCAGGCGACGACGTACTTGTATCGCCGCGCCAACTTCAACCCCAGCATTGCCGGCATCAACGTTCTCGAGGTCGCCGGCGGGCGGCAATTCATTCGTGTGGACGACGCGTCCTATCGCGTTCCAGGAATCCAGTGGGAAAGCGTGAACGTGGATGGTGAAGCCTTCCTGCGCACTCCGTTGGCTGTATCGACGATGGTGCCGACACGCGCCGGCGAGACGACACTCCGCGGCACGACATTTCAGATGATTCTACAAACCGCGAACAACACCAGGCGGCGCGATCCTTTCTTCGACTCCTTCTTCAATCGCAACACGGTGGAGGCCCAACTCCCTGCCTACGAGCAGGAACTGAACATCCTCCCCCTGCCACCGAAACCCGATGGGGTACTGGGTCAACTTGTCGGCTCCTACCAGATCACGAGCTTTGCCGATAAGAGCGAGTTGACGGAGTCGGATCTTCTGACGCTGACGATTCGCGTGTCCGGAACGGGCTACTTGCAGACGGTTTCAATGGAATCGCTTCCAGAATTCGACGGATTCACGAAGATCAACGAAGAGGTCGATTTCCAGATCAACAACATCCACGGCGATCTGGTGACGACGAAGGTCTTTAAGGAAATCCTGCAGGCAAGCAAGCCCGGAGAATTCGAGATCCCCCCCCTGGACTTCGCGGTCTTTGATCCAAAAACGGAAGAACAGAAGATCGTTTCGACGAACGCGATTCCCGTGACCATTCTCCAGTCGAAGGGCTCATCGCTGCAGCTCGCCAGCGGCAGCCCCACCCGGGCGCGTGGTGAAGTTCGCGAGGTGGGCCAGGCCGACATTCTGTTCATCGATACGGAACCCCTCCGCGATCTCCGTCTGCGTTCAGACGACGCGCCGTTCTATGCACGGCCATGGTATTGGGTGCTGCACGGCGGTGCACTGCTTCTGGTCGTTGCGGCCGTTAGTTGGGTTGCCAACGTCCGGCGGCTGCACGCGGACCCGGTGGCCTATCACGCGAAGCGCGCCGATCGCCGCGCACAGGAAGCATTGCGCGAAGCCGAGAAGGTCAAGGGGCAGGGAACGCGCGAGGAATACTACTCCGCGCTGGCCCAAGGCATCCTGAACCGAGTCGCCGCTATCACTGGTCGACAAGCATCCGGCCTGACCGCAGACGACGCTTTGAAGGAACTGCGCAGCCAGGGCGTCGAGGAAGATGACCTGACGCGATTGAGCCAATTGCTGGATCGATGCGATGCGATGCGATACGCCCCTGAATCCGCCGACAATGATCGCGAGAAAGATCTGCAGGGAGCCCGGGCACTGATTACCGAGTTGGGAAAGGGGAAGAAGCGATGA
- a CDS encoding VWA domain-containing protein has product MTYQHPQLLWLLVALVPLAIVWRWVRAMRQQKLSRFVDNQNSNWSVLNPFVSTTARRWQALLLFTALALSVFAAARPLFGTRERMIRQSGIDILVALDVSESMLATDVKPNRLTEAKTKLRQVLSSFPGQRLGVIPFAGDAFLQCPLTTDYGIVLDVLQNVDTRTIGTPGTNLGRAIEVARNAFREGSVGTPVLVLITDGEDHSGHVEEQAKLAAEEGILIYTLGIGSTEGSPIVMPDGTLKEDADGSKILSKLDAETLVKVAEMTGGKAYIADGSTSLDVKPLISELRTFQQTDFAENRRVVREERFQYPLALALILLFLEGLIGDRRERKISRGMLRRKEAA; this is encoded by the coding sequence ATGACGTACCAGCATCCCCAACTCCTGTGGCTTCTTGTCGCGCTCGTTCCCTTGGCGATCGTGTGGCGTTGGGTCCGCGCAATGCGCCAGCAGAAGCTGAGTCGCTTCGTCGACAATCAGAACAGCAACTGGTCCGTGCTGAACCCATTTGTGTCCACGACGGCGAGGCGCTGGCAGGCGCTGCTGCTCTTCACGGCCCTGGCCCTCTCAGTTTTTGCCGCGGCGCGGCCGCTCTTCGGCACCCGCGAGCGCATGATTCGCCAGAGCGGCATCGACATCCTGGTCGCTCTCGATGTTTCGGAGAGCATGCTCGCCACGGATGTGAAGCCCAATCGATTGACCGAAGCGAAGACCAAGCTTCGCCAGGTCCTCTCATCGTTCCCGGGCCAACGCCTCGGCGTGATTCCTTTCGCCGGGGATGCTTTCCTGCAGTGCCCGCTGACGACGGATTACGGGATTGTGCTCGATGTGTTGCAGAACGTGGATACGCGAACGATCGGAACGCCCGGAACGAATCTCGGACGGGCGATCGAAGTCGCTCGCAATGCCTTCCGCGAGGGCAGCGTCGGCACACCCGTGTTGGTCCTGATCACTGACGGCGAAGATCACAGCGGACACGTCGAGGAGCAGGCAAAGTTGGCGGCCGAAGAGGGAATCCTCATCTACACGCTGGGAATCGGCTCGACCGAGGGGTCGCCGATTGTCATGCCAGATGGGACCTTGAAGGAAGATGCAGATGGATCTAAAATCCTTTCGAAACTTGACGCAGAGACGCTGGTGAAGGTCGCTGAAATGACCGGCGGCAAGGCCTACATCGCCGACGGCTCGACGTCGCTCGACGTCAAACCATTGATCAGTGAGTTGCGGACGTTTCAGCAAACGGACTTCGCCGAAAACCGGCGCGTTGTTCGCGAAGAACGTTTTCAGTACCCGCTGGCGCTCGCCCTGATTCTGTTGTTCCTTGAAGGGCTGATCGGCGACCGGCGGGAGAGAAAGATTTCGAGGGGCATGCTCCGCAGGAAGGAAGCGGCATGA
- a CDS encoding MoxR family ATPase has translation MTATDIQAVQEEVTQQSAFVERLEEEIGRIIVGQKHIVDRLLIALLCNGHVLLEGMPGLAKTLTCRTLSRAIAAKFQRIQFTPDLLPADLIGTLIYNVKDQTFEPRKGPIFSNFILADEINRAPAKVQSALLEAMQERQVTIGDTTYKLDDPFIVLATQNPIEQEGTYPLPEAQIDRFLFKVNVTYPSRDEERLILDRMGLADTTRRSNSEDVEISEVVHPDEIRNARATVDRIYMDEKVKHYILDLVQATRSPEAFNVRFHSNSGNGSRTQLEKVIQVGASPRATIALAVAAKAHAFLRHRAHVTPDDVKAIGMDILRHRILLTYEAEAEELTSDDIVRQIFDQVEVP, from the coding sequence ATGACGGCAACGGACATTCAAGCAGTTCAAGAAGAAGTAACCCAGCAGAGCGCATTTGTCGAGCGGCTGGAAGAAGAGATCGGTCGCATCATCGTCGGCCAGAAGCACATCGTCGATCGTCTGCTGATCGCATTGCTGTGCAATGGCCACGTGTTGCTGGAAGGCATGCCGGGCCTGGCGAAGACGCTGACGTGCCGAACATTGTCGCGAGCGATCGCGGCGAAGTTCCAGCGCATTCAGTTCACGCCGGATCTGCTGCCGGCGGACCTGATCGGAACGCTGATCTACAACGTGAAGGATCAGACGTTCGAACCGCGCAAAGGACCGATCTTCTCGAATTTCATCCTCGCCGATGAAATCAATCGCGCGCCGGCGAAGGTGCAGAGCGCGCTCCTTGAAGCGATGCAGGAACGCCAGGTGACGATCGGCGACACAACCTACAAGCTCGATGACCCCTTCATCGTTCTGGCAACACAGAACCCGATCGAACAGGAAGGCACCTATCCCCTGCCGGAAGCGCAGATCGATCGATTCCTCTTCAAGGTCAACGTCACCTACCCCAGCCGCGACGAGGAACGCTTGATTCTGGATCGCATGGGCCTGGCCGATACGACTCGCCGGTCGAATTCCGAGGATGTCGAGATCTCTGAAGTCGTGCATCCGGACGAAATTCGAAATGCCCGCGCGACGGTCGATCGCATCTACATGGACGAGAAGGTGAAGCACTACATTCTCGACCTGGTGCAGGCAACGCGCTCGCCGGAGGCGTTCAATGTGCGCTTCCATTCGAATTCCGGCAACGGATCGCGAACGCAATTGGAGAAGGTTATCCAAGTCGGCGCCAGCCCGCGTGCAACAATTGCGCTGGCAGTTGCGGCAAAGGCGCACGCTTTCCTGCGTCACCGCGCTCACGTGACGCCGGACGACGTGAAAGCGATCGGCATGGACATTCTGCGCCATCGCATTCTGCTGACGTACGAAGCGGAAGCGGAAGAGCTGACCAGCGATGACATCGTGCGCCAGATCTTCGACCAGGTCGAGGTGCCCTGA
- a CDS encoding dicarboxylate/amino acid:cation symporter, giving the protein MTRKHSNIILIGIIVAIVLAAICVALFGDAMTRVEVLGKLFLTALRMVVVPLVLASVIVGVTQMGDIRRAQKTGLKTILYYATTTALSVGLGVILVTVIRPGAGMAIEGAVAPENALAKQGTTISDVLLSFLHPNIFGALAEGKMLPIIVFAIIFGGILTTLGEKGKPVIAFFDGFNEAIMKMVHLIMWIAPIGIFGLVASKFGAAAGTEGGLARMISGVGRYMATIFAGLAIHAFVTLPILCFVLTKRNPLKLMLAMFPALLTAWSTASSSATLPLTMECAEDRAGIGERSAGFVLPLGATINMDGTALYEAVAAIFIAQAFGVDLSFGQLLIVFLMATVVSIGAAGIPEAGLVMMVIVLQAVHLPLEGISLIVAIDWFLDRFRTATNVWGDSIGAAFIDGSSSSDIPSGELAAS; this is encoded by the coding sequence ATGACTCGGAAGCACTCCAATATCATTCTGATCGGGATCATCGTTGCCATCGTCCTGGCGGCGATCTGCGTGGCGCTCTTCGGCGACGCGATGACTCGGGTCGAGGTCCTCGGCAAGCTCTTCCTGACTGCCCTGCGCATGGTTGTTGTTCCGCTGGTGCTGGCCTCCGTCATCGTTGGAGTGACCCAGATGGGCGACATCCGGAGGGCCCAGAAGACCGGCTTGAAGACGATTCTCTATTATGCGACGACAACGGCCCTATCTGTGGGTCTGGGAGTCATCCTCGTGACCGTGATTCGGCCTGGGGCTGGGATGGCGATCGAGGGAGCGGTTGCCCCGGAGAACGCTCTCGCCAAACAGGGAACGACGATCTCCGACGTCTTGCTGTCTTTCCTCCATCCGAACATCTTTGGAGCCCTCGCCGAGGGGAAGATGCTTCCAATTATTGTATTTGCGATTATATTTGGGGGAATTCTGACGACGCTGGGGGAGAAGGGGAAGCCCGTCATCGCCTTCTTCGACGGGTTCAATGAGGCCATCATGAAGATGGTTCACCTGATTATGTGGATCGCGCCGATCGGGATTTTCGGATTGGTGGCATCAAAGTTCGGAGCCGCGGCCGGGACCGAGGGCGGCCTGGCCCGGATGATCTCCGGAGTCGGGCGCTACATGGCCACGATCTTCGCCGGGTTGGCGATTCATGCGTTCGTGACGCTCCCCATTCTTTGTTTCGTGCTGACGAAGAGGAATCCCCTGAAGCTGATGCTGGCGATGTTCCCCGCCCTGCTGACGGCCTGGTCTACCGCCTCCTCGTCTGCAACTTTACCACTGACAATGGAATGTGCTGAAGATCGTGCCGGAATCGGAGAGCGCTCGGCCGGCTTTGTCCTGCCCCTCGGGGCCACGATCAATATGGACGGCACGGCGCTCTACGAGGCCGTCGCGGCCATTTTCATCGCCCAGGCTTTCGGCGTAGACCTCTCGTTCGGCCAACTGCTGATCGTGTTCCTGATGGCGACGGTCGTCTCGATCGGGGCCGCCGGCATTCCGGAGGCCGGCCTGGTGATGATGGTCATCGTCCTGCAGGCAGTCCACCTGCCGCTGGAGGGCATCAGCCTGATCGTCGCCATTGACTGGTTCCTCGATCGCTTCCGCACCGCCACGAATGTCTGGGGAGATTCGATTGGGGCTGCCTTTATCGATGGGTCATCGTCATCCGACATTCCATCCGGAGAACTGGCTGCATCCTGA
- a CDS encoding YqaE/Pmp3 family membrane protein produces MLYLLAIILPPVAVLLCGKPIQALINLLLTLLFYVPGAVHAVLVVHDSKEEKRTRRIIHEIEKKQA; encoded by the coding sequence GTGCTCTACTTGCTCGCCATTATCCTGCCCCCCGTCGCCGTCCTGCTCTGCGGGAAGCCGATTCAGGCACTTATCAACCTGCTTCTGACGCTGCTGTTTTATGTTCCAGGTGCCGTGCATGCCGTGCTGGTCGTGCATGACTCAAAGGAAGAGAAGCGCACGCGTCGGATCATCCATGAGATTGAAAAGAAGCAGGCCTAG
- a CDS encoding DUF58 domain-containing protein — MPVPQLLEDAASVRKLEILTRRIVNDVMAGEYHSVFRGQGMDFSEVREYQPGDDIRTIDWNVTARTGHPHVKRFVEERELTVIFAVDVSASTLFGSGRRRKRQLAAVITAILAFSAIRNNDRVGLMLFSDRVERFLTPKKGRTHGLRVITELLTEPEGRKTDIATALQSLNRLQRKRAVVFLISDFQQPDLYRSLSVTAQRHDLIAISIGDPREEEVPNVGLIELENAETGERMLVDTSSRRVREQIAADLKGRQVATKRLLRSLNIDQIDLRTDRPFDRPLIDFFQRRARRMSHA; from the coding sequence ATGCCTGTTCCACAATTACTCGAAGATGCGGCATCTGTCCGCAAACTGGAGATTCTCACTCGTCGCATCGTGAACGATGTGATGGCGGGCGAGTATCACTCCGTCTTCCGCGGTCAAGGCATGGACTTCAGCGAGGTTCGAGAGTACCAGCCTGGCGATGACATCCGAACGATCGACTGGAACGTCACCGCACGCACCGGACACCCACATGTGAAGCGGTTTGTCGAAGAGCGCGAACTGACGGTGATCTTTGCGGTCGACGTGTCGGCATCAACGCTTTTCGGTTCTGGCAGACGGAGGAAGCGCCAACTGGCCGCCGTCATCACGGCGATTCTCGCATTCTCCGCCATTCGCAACAACGACCGTGTTGGCCTGATGCTCTTCAGCGATCGCGTGGAGCGGTTCCTGACTCCGAAAAAGGGACGGACCCATGGGTTGCGCGTGATCACGGAACTTCTGACCGAGCCTGAAGGTCGCAAGACGGACATCGCAACCGCCCTGCAGTCGCTGAATCGGCTGCAAAGAAAGCGCGCGGTCGTTTTCCTGATTTCCGATTTCCAGCAACCCGACTTGTACCGCTCGCTCTCTGTCACAGCGCAGCGGCATGACTTGATCGCAATCTCGATCGGTGATCCTCGCGAAGAGGAAGTCCCTAACGTCGGCCTGATCGAGTTGGAAAACGCCGAAACAGGCGAACGCATGCTGGTCGATACATCGAGCCGGCGGGTGCGCGAGCAGATCGCCGCGGATCTGAAGGGGCGCCAGGTGGCGACGAAGCGCCTCCTCCGGTCTCTCAACATCGACCAGATCGATCTGCGCACCGACCGTCCCTTCGATCGTCCCTTGATCGACTTTTTCCAACGTCGCGCGCGGAGGATGTCTCATGCGTAG
- a CDS encoding sigma-54 dependent transcriptional regulator, translated as MKNGQKPTYRGSVLVLDDEENMCKILTKVLNLEGYYVTTFTNPKEALRHLETHSTDVLLTDIRMPEMTGREVLAAVRERGHSCEVIMMTAYGTIQGAIECVKIGALDYITKPFKTDELLVTISRAFEHKRLKEMNSALTEAYNQGARREDVLLLGESPALHRVREMLQKVAPSDSPVLIMGESGTGKELAARSVHRLSRRRGGRFVAINCASIPASLMESELFGYERGAFTGANQTKIGLIELADGGTLFLDEVGELPLPLQAKLLRVLQEHEITRIGGLTNIPVDIRVVSATNRDLQAAITDREFREDLFYRLNVISIELPPLRERREDIPLLAEHFLQEKAAKHNRPDLRFSESVLEALRMLPWKGNVRELENLIERMILLSDTDVITTDLLPEEAGRARRSSSSSTDGVTKLALSAQAMVEEVPDFKSARESFEREYLEALLRGHNGSVTDAARQAGMSRRNLYDKIDKLGIPLTMIKEGTGD; from the coding sequence ATGAAGAACGGCCAGAAACCAACCTACCGTGGCAGCGTCCTTGTTCTCGACGACGAAGAGAACATGTGCAAAATCCTGACGAAGGTCCTCAACCTGGAGGGCTACTACGTCACGACGTTCACCAATCCGAAGGAGGCGCTCCGGCACTTGGAGACGCACTCCACGGACGTGCTACTGACGGATATCCGGATGCCGGAGATGACCGGCCGCGAAGTTCTGGCCGCGGTGCGCGAACGTGGCCATTCCTGCGAGGTCATCATGATGACCGCGTACGGGACGATTCAGGGTGCGATCGAGTGCGTCAAGATCGGCGCTCTCGACTATATCACAAAGCCGTTCAAGACCGACGAACTGCTTGTCACGATTTCTCGAGCCTTCGAGCACAAGCGCCTGAAGGAGATGAATTCGGCACTGACCGAGGCCTACAATCAGGGGGCCCGTCGCGAGGACGTGCTCCTGCTCGGTGAGTCACCGGCTCTGCACCGCGTCCGAGAGATGCTGCAGAAGGTCGCGCCATCGGACAGTCCGGTCCTGATCATGGGCGAATCGGGCACAGGCAAGGAACTGGCCGCGCGCAGCGTCCATCGGCTGAGCCGACGCCGCGGGGGTCGCTTCGTCGCAATCAACTGCGCGTCGATTCCGGCGTCACTGATGGAAAGCGAATTGTTCGGCTACGAACGCGGCGCGTTCACGGGCGCCAACCAGACGAAGATCGGACTAATCGAGCTGGCCGACGGCGGAACGTTGTTCCTCGATGAAGTCGGCGAACTTCCCCTGCCGCTGCAGGCGAAGCTGCTGCGCGTCCTGCAGGAGCACGAAATCACGCGCATCGGCGGCCTGACGAACATCCCCGTCGATATTCGCGTCGTCTCCGCCACGAACCGCGACCTGCAGGCCGCGATCACGGACCGCGAATTTCGCGAGGACCTCTTCTATCGCCTGAATGTGATTTCGATCGAGCTCCCACCGCTGCGCGAACGCCGCGAGGACATTCCGCTGCTGGCCGAACATTTCCTGCAGGAAAAAGCTGCGAAGCACAATCGACCCGACTTGCGTTTCAGCGAAAGCGTGCTCGAAGCCCTGCGAATGCTCCCCTGGAAGGGCAACGTGCGCGAGTTGGAAAACCTGATCGAGCGTATGATTCTCCTGTCTGATACGGACGTCATCACGACCGACCTTCTGCCGGAAGAGGCCGGACGTGCTCGCCGCAGCAGTAGCAGCAGCACCGATGGCGTGACGAAGCTGGCGCTCTCTGCGCAAGCGATGGTCGAGGAGGTTCCGGACTTCAAGAGCGCCCGCGAATCCTTCGAGCGCGAGTACCTGGAGGCCCTCCTGCGCGGCCACAACGGCAGCGTGACCGACGCCGCCCGCCAGGCCGGTATGAGCCGACGCAATCTCTACGACAAAATCGACAAACTGGGCATTCCGCTGACGATGATTAAGGAAGGCACAGGCGACTAG
- a CDS encoding PDZ domain-containing protein, which produces MKRWIAILGAAMALTISAPLAAQSTDTVLTPRTFIDVSKQVLPAVVSIEVYVPPAPELYQQGQAQSFEDMLREYMQDPNSPSAQDFWRNFRMEDFPSGGAGSGVIFAQKDGWAYLITNAHVLSANDRVEYTVRLDSSLGDDGPIEVSGENVEAVGNDPLTDVAVMKFHIPDGVHLPTVKFANSNDVEVGEWVLALGNPLELNNSVSQGIISAKHRVIEKAPIEDLLQTTAVINPGNSGGPLVNLDGHIVGINNAIATSTGRWAGVGFAIPSNQAQRIAEMLMDKGRVSRGYLGIEMNDLNKAVAEAYDLESDDGVLVAAVVPGTPAAEAGLEAGDLIIRIDGDRIADRREMLQVIASYDAGDDVSVEVLRFRGNERQEKKLKVTLAERPSEDELATARGDLGGMFNHPQIIQEDSPVEKLGLEVEHFNEGGIEGMMINAVESDSNAARAGLRVGDILLQINGIDVTSEEQLVEGLENVRKGKNHVVLFRRAGSNQFITVDPVE; this is translated from the coding sequence ATGAAGAGATGGATTGCCATTCTGGGCGCCGCCATGGCGCTGACGATCTCGGCCCCGCTGGCCGCCCAATCCACCGACACCGTGCTGACCCCGAGAACGTTTATCGACGTCTCGAAGCAGGTCCTGCCTGCCGTCGTCAGCATCGAAGTCTACGTACCGCCCGCCCCCGAGTTGTACCAGCAGGGCCAGGCGCAATCCTTCGAAGACATGCTGCGTGAATACATGCAGGATCCGAACTCGCCGAGTGCCCAGGATTTCTGGCGCAACTTCCGGATGGAGGACTTCCCCTCCGGCGGTGCGGGCTCCGGCGTCATCTTCGCCCAGAAAGATGGATGGGCCTACCTGATTACGAATGCTCATGTGCTGAGCGCTAACGATCGGGTCGAGTACACGGTGCGGCTGGATTCCTCGCTGGGCGATGATGGCCCGATCGAGGTCTCCGGTGAGAACGTCGAAGCAGTCGGCAACGATCCGCTGACCGACGTGGCCGTGATGAAGTTCCACATTCCCGATGGCGTGCACCTCCCCACAGTGAAATTTGCGAACTCGAATGATGTGGAGGTCGGCGAATGGGTCCTGGCTCTGGGCAATCCTCTTGAACTCAACAACAGCGTTTCCCAGGGGATCATCTCGGCCAAGCATCGCGTGATCGAGAAGGCGCCGATTGAGGACCTTCTTCAGACGACAGCCGTCATCAATCCGGGGAACTCGGGCGGGCCGCTGGTGAACCTGGACGGTCACATCGTCGGCATCAACAACGCGATCGCGACGTCCACGGGACGCTGGGCCGGCGTGGGTTTCGCCATTCCCAGCAACCAGGCACAGCGAATCGCTGAGATGCTGATGGATAAGGGCCGCGTGTCGCGCGGATACCTGGGTATCGAAATGAATGACCTCAACAAGGCCGTGGCGGAAGCCTACGACCTGGAATCCGATGACGGGGTCCTCGTCGCCGCAGTCGTGCCGGGAACTCCGGCCGCCGAAGCAGGCCTCGAAGCGGGCGACCTGATTATTCGCATCGACGGCGATCGCATTGCAGACCGTCGCGAAATGCTGCAGGTCATCGCCTCCTACGATGCCGGCGACGACGTTTCAGTCGAAGTGCTGCGTTTCCGCGGCAACGAGCGCCAGGAGAAGAAGCTGAAGGTCACCTTGGCGGAGCGCCCGTCGGAAGATGAACTGGCAACGGCGCGCGGCGACCTTGGTGGGATGTTCAATCATCCCCAGATCATCCAGGAAGATTCCCCGGTCGAGAAGCTGGGTCTGGAAGTCGAGCACTTCAATGAAGGCGGCATCGAAGGAATGATGATCAACGCCGTGGAATCCGATAGCAACGCCGCGCGGGCCGGCCTGCGCGTGGGCGATATTCTGCTGCAGATCAACGGAATCGATGTCACCTCTGAAGAGCAACTGGTCGAAGGTCTGGAGAATGTTCGCAAGGGCAAGAACCACGTGGTTCTATTCCGGCGTGCAGGCTCGAATCAATTCATCACAGTCGATCCAGTCGAGTAA
- a CDS encoding VWA domain-containing protein, protein MLEWRFLYPWILALLPLPLIWLAWHYLRRARRHPSVLFSDTAPFAAGTKTLKIRVLQLMPVLRALVLILGIIALARPQFGQVERQRAALGVDIALAIDVSGSMQAADFTPNRLEAAKEVVHDFIDGRSSDRISLVVFASTAAVLCPPTFDRQAVKLFIDTIQDGILNNEKTAIGTGLALAVDKLRDSEAKSKIVILLTDGENNTGTIAPLQAAEAAKALGVRVYTIGVGSNSITEIPVQDPLFGQRMVRQQVTIDEETLQQIAKETGGRYFRATNEDALRQIYSEIDHLERTEIEVNEYDDFDERFMMFWTPALILLGLEFLLRGFWLVRLP, encoded by the coding sequence ATGTTGGAGTGGAGATTCCTCTATCCCTGGATTCTGGCGTTGCTGCCGCTGCCGTTGATTTGGCTGGCGTGGCACTACCTGCGTCGTGCGAGGCGCCATCCATCGGTGCTCTTCTCCGACACGGCGCCGTTTGCCGCGGGAACGAAGACGCTGAAGATACGCGTCCTCCAACTGATGCCCGTGCTGCGAGCGCTCGTCCTGATTCTCGGAATCATCGCCCTGGCACGGCCGCAATTCGGCCAGGTCGAACGGCAACGCGCCGCGCTCGGCGTCGACATTGCCCTTGCGATCGATGTTTCCGGCTCGATGCAGGCCGCGGATTTCACCCCAAATCGCCTGGAAGCGGCCAAGGAAGTCGTTCACGACTTCATTGATGGGCGCTCCAGCGATCGCATCAGTCTCGTGGTCTTCGCCTCCACGGCAGCGGTCCTCTGTCCGCCAACGTTCGACCGCCAGGCTGTGAAGCTTTTCATCGATACGATTCAGGATGGCATTCTAAATAACGAGAAGACGGCGATCGGAACGGGATTGGCACTGGCTGTCGACAAGCTGCGCGACAGCGAAGCCAAGAGCAAGATCGTCATCCTGCTGACGGATGGCGAAAACAACACCGGGACGATCGCGCCGTTGCAGGCCGCCGAAGCGGCAAAGGCTCTCGGTGTGCGCGTCTACACAATTGGTGTCGGCAGCAATTCGATCACCGAAATCCCCGTCCAGGATCCGTTGTTCGGTCAGCGCATGGTGCGCCAGCAGGTGACGATTGACGAAGAGACGCTGCAGCAGATTGCGAAGGAAACCGGCGGACGATACTTCCGCGCCACGAACGAAGATGCTCTGCGGCAGATCTACTCGGAGATCGACCATCTCGAGCGCACGGAAATCGAGGTCAACGAGTACGACGACTTCGACGAGCGGTTCATGATGTTTTGGACGCCTGCGTTGATTCTGCTCGGACTCGAATTCCTCCTGCGCGGTTTCTGGTTGGTGAGGTTGCCATGA